A stretch of the Streptomyces sp. WMMB303 genome encodes the following:
- a CDS encoding aminoglycoside phosphotransferase yields MSRIPFDQLPADVRQAVTDKTGPVHQAVTMTGGMNSGVASVLETESGSVFVKGIASDHAQVAAQRREAEIAPHLPTSCPRLYWHLEVGGWSLLGYEVLSGRHADYSPGSADLELIEAALTELQQITAPADIEIKDAVDRWADCAPPGTLQHFTGNTLLHTDFAPHNVLIADGRARLIDWAWPTRGAAWIDPGALALRLMEAGHPAEDAIVFAGRFPSWRNTDPEALAAFGSASAALWREIAQEDPTPWKQRMAKRAAAFRLVLLSGSTPAVGSS; encoded by the coding sequence TCGATCAGCTCCCAGCCGACGTCCGCCAGGCTGTCACTGACAAGACCGGCCCCGTGCATCAGGCGGTGACCATGACCGGCGGCATGAACTCCGGCGTCGCCTCCGTCCTGGAGACCGAGAGCGGCAGCGTTTTCGTGAAGGGCATCGCGAGTGATCACGCGCAGGTCGCAGCACAGCGCCGCGAGGCGGAGATCGCCCCCCACCTGCCCACGTCCTGTCCCCGCCTGTACTGGCACCTGGAAGTCGGTGGATGGAGCCTTCTCGGATACGAGGTCCTCAGCGGTCGCCACGCCGACTACAGCCCCGGCTCGGCCGACTTGGAGCTCATAGAAGCCGCGCTCACCGAACTGCAACAGATCACCGCTCCGGCCGACATCGAGATCAAGGACGCGGTGGACCGCTGGGCGGACTGCGCTCCGCCCGGAACGCTCCAGCACTTCACCGGCAACACCCTGCTGCACACCGACTTCGCACCGCACAATGTCCTGATCGCCGACGGGCGTGCCCGCCTCATCGACTGGGCGTGGCCTACGCGCGGGGCGGCGTGGATCGATCCAGGCGCCTTGGCGCTGAGGCTCATGGAGGCTGGCCACCCGGCGGAGGACGCGATCGTGTTCGCAGGCCGCTTCCCGTCGTGGCGGAACACCGATCCGGAGGCACTGGCGGCATTCGGTTCCGCATCTGCGGCGCTGTGGCGAGAAATCGCCCAGGAGGATCCAACGCCCTGGAAGCAGCGGATGGCCAAGCGGGCCGCTGCGTTCAGGCTCGTGCTCCTCAGCGGGTCCACGCCCGCCGTCGGATCGTCTTGA